From a region of the Pseudanabaena sp. ABRG5-3 genome:
- a CDS encoding Era-like GTP-binding protein, which translates to MPKDCKRFMMLRSLNKFESTKSIEPVLAQNLLVNYRDIFQADLKEQELAEISFLQEKLKKQAISIALFGMVSRGKTSLLNALFGKKLGETGAINGVTQGISTYEWKISAKPSIDDQENQKLELQFIDTQGLDEVGGEIGGMVALEAAKRADLILFVIAGDMTRLEQEAIAQLQTFYKPILLVFNKADLYPESDREAIYKALQNEEMRKFISPQEIVLTVAEPLPVKVRLQYSDGRESQEVWERPQPDVQALKERIVSLLNTEGKALLVINVLRALLEIQDAVTQRHLQKLQTSTAIAAVIFVSEAIALLISPHLWLDGLISGTFNSLFVLWAIGKYASQKKYLWLLLIVAIACLSGGLGIHLEAAHYLQILWAGLSISVLFKGIITDINHSRGSGKLGAKALMAEIIQSVPDGSILRRFQ; encoded by the coding sequence ATGCCCAAAGACTGCAAAAGATTTATGATGCTGCGATCGCTAAACAAGTTTGAATCAACTAAGTCCATTGAGCCTGTGCTTGCCCAAAATCTACTTGTCAATTATCGGGATATATTTCAAGCCGATTTAAAGGAACAAGAACTAGCAGAAATATCATTTCTCCAAGAGAAACTCAAGAAACAGGCGATCTCGATCGCTTTATTTGGGATGGTATCACGGGGGAAGACTTCGCTACTCAATGCTTTATTTGGCAAGAAATTGGGAGAAACGGGGGCGATTAATGGTGTTACGCAGGGGATTAGTACATATGAATGGAAGATCTCAGCGAAACCTTCCATTGATGATCAGGAAAACCAGAAATTAGAATTACAGTTTATTGATACACAGGGGCTGGATGAAGTTGGTGGCGAAATCGGTGGTATGGTTGCCCTTGAAGCAGCTAAGCGGGCGGATTTGATTTTGTTTGTGATTGCGGGAGATATGACTAGGTTAGAGCAGGAAGCGATCGCCCAATTACAGACTTTCTATAAACCGATTTTGTTGGTTTTTAATAAAGCTGATCTCTATCCTGAAAGCGATCGCGAGGCAATTTACAAGGCTCTACAGAACGAAGAAATGCGAAAGTTTATCTCTCCGCAAGAGATTGTCTTAACGGTGGCGGAACCTCTACCTGTGAAAGTGCGCTTGCAATATAGCGATGGGCGAGAAAGTCAAGAAGTGTGGGAGCGTCCTCAACCCGATGTGCAAGCGTTAAAGGAGAGAATAGTTTCTTTGCTGAATACCGAAGGCAAAGCCTTACTGGTGATCAATGTCTTGAGAGCATTGTTAGAGATCCAAGATGCGGTTACACAACGTCATTTACAGAAGTTACAAACATCAACGGCGATCGCAGCAGTAATATTTGTCAGTGAAGCGATCGCGCTATTAATATCGCCGCATTTATGGCTTGATGGCTTGATTAGTGGTACTTTTAACAGCCTATTTGTGCTTTGGGCGATCGGGAAATATGCTAGTCAGAAGAAGTATTTATGGTTGCTGCTGATTGTCGCGATCGCCTGTTTATCTGGCGGATTGGGAATTCATCTTGAAGCTGCTCACTATCTTCAAATCCTATGGGCAGGTTTGAGTATATCGGTTCTTTTTAAGGGAATTATTACGGATATCAATCATAGTCGAGGTTCTGGGAAGTTGGGTGCAAAAGCTTTAATGGCAGAAATTATTCAATCTGTTCCTGATGGCTCAATACTGCGACGATTCCAGTAA